The Pomacea canaliculata isolate SZHN2017 linkage group LG14, ASM307304v1, whole genome shotgun sequence genomic sequence gtacatatttcttttctcaacgacttttattttcttgtatgaTATACCACTTTCTTCACTCTTCATGTGTGGAATCCCTTGACAAttttctcatttacattttgtttctagtGTTCTTCCAACAACACTATATCAATTGTATTTGACAAACCTGTGACAGTAGGAtcttttgataataataataatgggaacttataaagGTATTCTGTTGGGCCTTCACTCCCTTGGCTTCCATGGTCGTAGGCCACTCTTCATccagaattttctttctcaccGCCTCTTTCAAGTTGTAGATTCTTTCCTGTCTGAttctcaggaacaggaaatgggtgtccctcagggcagcattctttcttAACTCTTTTCCCAACTCTGGTGCCCATTTTTATTGTGGAacttcatgccatcttgctttCCTTACAGCATGTTCACCATTCTTTGGAGCACAACATTTTGATTATTTCAAACTCTTTTTCTGCCCTCCAattccaatgattttgaccaccctctgGTCGTCAAGTTTTATACAATTCATGCATCACTCATTCATTGtgacaaggacattgtttttatttgggctcctggctaTGGTGGTATCTCAGGCAATGTTGGAGCAGatcaggctgccaaggctgcatttCAGTCTCCTGGCAAATTACACTTGGTGatatcatcagactgtaaaccaATCTTCTCGGCCTGTGACCTGCGTTCAGTCCCTATGGCaatgccactgggacactctgggccaatcTTTACATGCcacccttccctgtctttcctaCCGCCTAGATTAAACCTGTGCCatgcaaggacacctcttatGAGGTTAAACATCACCAGTTTGTCCATAGTGTAAAGAAGTTTTAGTGTGCTACATGGTATGATTGTTTGCCCTGAGCTCCAGAGTATCCACCGGCAggtttttacagaaaatactttgttttctttgttcaggtccatcccattggcagcagactttacatttttaagaaggAAAGGACTTTtccatcagatttaagaaagCTTATGACCTgccaattgttttcttttaattttttgggtttgttggtggcctttttgggcttcaccactccaTTTTACACTTTACTCACCCTTTTACacattgtttacttcttgcgttgactttttaaagaatgttatggttgtATCATATggaaggttttgttttttcctcagTGTTAATTTTGGTGAAATTTGCTTAACCTAGTAGAAGGTACCCCTGGTGCTCAGAGTAAGACAACAGGGGAAGTAAATTTGCTCTCGACCAATATACAGCCCAACATTTGGTGAGGATCAGACAAATTGTGTGATTTTAAAGTTATTCAATCACTCaaatcaaacaatcaaacaatcaTTGCTGCACTGCTTTATTGATAAAGTTTTAGTGAATTCTGCTTTGCTCACCTTCATTTTCTTATAGCAGGAGTTGGACACAAGTTGCCAGCATGGGTCTTCAGTGGTCGACTGAAGGACATGAAATACAAGCTGAGTCAACAAGAAGCCAGAATAAGCAACCTGCAGTCTCAGCTGGAGTCACATAACAAGCGTTTTGCTCACCTTGAGCAGCAGAAGGAACAGTTGTCTGGTGATGTTGCTCACCGTGATAAGTTGTCACAGGTGGTTGACAAGGAGAATACAGAGCGACAAAGACAAAGGTATGTTCAGGGTGATGTTGAGCTCATGAGCTAACAGATGAGCGTTTAAATTGTTCATGAGAAAAGTTCTGATCATCAAATTAGTTGCCTTTATCTACTGTTTAGTAACAAGGTAGTACAAGTGTATGATAAACAAAATTGCCTTTGCTGGCAGGGACATCCAGGAAGAGATGAATACACTGCGCAGTAAACATCAGCAGGAAATCAAGGATTTGACATTCCGTAAATTATATCTTGAGCGACAGCATGCTACCCTTGAGGAAGAACTGAAAGCAGCTAGGACAGAGGTGTCAACACTCAACTCATCTGTATCACATCTTACCTCTTCACGGGCATCGGTCGATGCTGAGTTGGCAGCTACCAAGGTAGCCATTAAAAAAACCTCTTTATGCACCTGCAAAATGTGTCAATGTGTATGGAGTTGTAGGAGAAGCAAGAGAAGGCTACCTTGTATATTGTGTTTAGGGATGttttgtgcatatgtgcatTTAGACTGGTGAGGCATGTTGATATCCATAGCCTGTATGAGTGGGTGGAATGTATCCTTTTAAAGGTGAAGACAAAGGACTACAAACCACTTTGATGATTGGATTTAACTAGGATGGTTAACCTTGCTTCAGTGAATTCAAGCGGGAAAAGATGCTGactcatttttgtttctgggtaattgttttttaaagcagtcCTACTCAGTAGTatttaatgctttaaaataatgtatgtaGATGTACAAATGGCATTAGCCACTTCATAATCGCTTCAGACTTTCCTTGTTTTCTAAACACTTCCACTGTAAATGGAAAAACAGCATCTCACTATTCATCCTTTGAGACCTCTTAAGCCTTTGGTttgttagaaaaagaaattttctttgtatgtttcATTTAGTTATCCCTTGAGCAAGCATTTGGAAAAAATCAAGCCGATAAAGAGGTGATTCAACAGCTGAGGTTGGACCTAGCTGGACGGGATGCCATCATTGATGAGAACAACCGAAAAATCAGAGAGCATGAGACCATGAGATGCAAACTATACAACACCATTCAGGAACTTAAGAAGGTTTTAACAATTCTCGTTTATTTAATCTACAGTTTATTTAATGCTAACCAGTTATTGTTTAGGTATCCACTATTCATTGCTTGCTGCAGCCATTTCAGTGTGAATAAACAAGACTCTTCACGgttcaacaaataaacacattgaaaactCTGAAAAAAGTAGGTGAAAAAGTTTTAGAGCTGCTGTTCTCTGTTGAGAATACAGCTAAATGCTGTTCTCTGTTGATAATCCAGCTGAGGGGGAAGTGGATAGTCGAGTGGTTAGAGTACCAGGATCCAGAGTCATGTATATACTTGAGCTAGTTGATTGAATACCCTTGTGACCAAACCTACTTTACCCACTTGACTCTGCTGTTGAATTGGTACCTGACCTCTTAGAGGGTcagagagggagaagagatgaaactaccattataaaataattagtcCCCAAGTGCAATTCCTCCCTGTTGTAGGAGTGCCTgggtcttttttaaaaaactattttaacaagCAACAGAAGGTGTAAGCACATGGGAAGGAGTTGATAGAAGAGTAGGACATTGTCCAGTTTAAGAAAATTGTAATGTAGCTGGCTAAATTTGTCTTAATTTGATTTTGATCATGATCACTTGTGTTTGCAAATATTAATATCTCTGCTGCTGCATTCAAGTTGATTAACTTCTGACTTCCTCTTTAGCTTCTAGGTGAACCAGTGCGGCATAGCACAAAAGAGGAGCAAATGACGATTGCATCTCCTGCCAATCACAACCATCGCAGGCCAACAAAATGAAGACGTTGTTTGTTCATAATAATTTCAGACAAGCAtgaaagggggaggggaggaaattATCGACATTGACTCTGCCACTGAACTCCTTCAGCATGCACTTGTAGTTTTTGATGTCATCCATACAGCAGCCAGTGGTAAAGGGCACAGACTATCTTGCTTTGAGGCTAAGAAATACAACAGAAACTGTATTCTGTAGTACAAGTTTAGGGACTAATAAATGTAATAGTCAGATGGCAATAATCCTTTGTAATATATCACtagtaataaatattatgtaataaatatggttttgtctgtgtgtgtgtgtagtaaaTTTTCGGCAGGCGGGTATACGTGGCAGCTCACTTATTCTTCGTTTTGCTTGGTAAACAGTCACGGGGGTACGCCGTAAGGTCACGTAGAAGTAGACGAAAGTCACGTGTAATTTGCTCATACACACAACCCTTCATAACCTTCAACTATTTGCATACGAAAAAACACGAAAATATTTGAGATTCAAAATGATCATACTCTTAATGAGATtcttaacagttttattttgccttgacTCATTTGTTCGAAAgtggtttgcttttttcagtGATTGGACTTTCAATCAATCGAcaaaatcattataaaaaaaaatgtcacaaccAACGATCACGCGTTAGTCGCAACTATCATGACCAGTTTCTATAGTCATTAGTTTTACTGGAAGAAGTTTTACTGGAAGATCTCTGCTGTCGGTGTCCGCGGACGAAGGGATGAAATAATAGGATTTGTCTAGCGCATCCCCTACTAtaccatctcacacacacacacggagggGAGGTAGATGCGCTTACAggagaaaggacaacaggatggaGGAATTATAATAGATGTTTGCCAAAGTGATGTGTTAGGTTCAGATCGGAAGACAGGTATCGATGCCGCTGTGCAGAGAGACGGAGGAAGGAAATTCCAAATACTGGGGtcggagaagaagaagaagaagaaacaaaaaacaaacaataaactgtCGAACGTCTCCAGTCTAAGAGTATGTGCAGAGGTTATCTGGATGACTTCAGTTTTCCACATTGAGCTTTGATTTGTTGGCCAACATCCAGCGTTTTCCAGAGTTGAGGGCTCTCTGAGTAGACTGGTGAACAGACTGGTTGGCCTACTGGCCCTGATGGCAGGAGGTGGCACATCTGCCCGTGGTGAAactactaacacacacacataacctTACCATTGGAGCAATTAATTCCACAGCCTGCATGAAACTCAGTTGACCCTCTTCCAAATGTTAAGGTATACACGGCACACCTACAGGATAAGCTTTGCTAAATTATGTACAAAACACGCGGGTGAGCGTAAACCCGAATACGTGTCATTAACGTTCTTTTTCGTTCTGTCGCTTTCCAGAGATCATGCCTGTCAGACTTCCAGTTTATGAAGAGAACTTTTCTCTGATGCCTTTATAGTCCTTCACCCGATTTTTCATAAACTGTCGGCCATTTTTTCATGCGTGTAGTTCATTTTAGTACTCGCCCAAAGGTATTGTAGCGGGAACATCTGTTCATTAAAAACATCTGTAGTCTGGTAGTGCTTTGTCACCTCATCCCTGCATCCCCGAGATGACTAACAGGTGACGTAGCGCCCGAAACTAAGCAGGGTCGAAATCAGTGTTTGCACGGTTGCACCTGAGTGCTGTTCAGTTACTGCAAGGTGACAGGGATTTTCCTCCTTAATTCCTTCTCCAAAGGTCTAAGCCACTCTAAGCTGTCGGTGACTATATAAATACTCCGAGTACGGGAGGAGCGCCATTTGCCGCAGGATGCTTTGGTCCCTCTATAGATGGCGGCTGATGCTACTCAACCTCTCCATACCCTCCTCTCCTAATGTTtatattacgttactgaatgaaatgtagatattgacaatcgaatcgaaacatattataataattatatactgGGGAAATAGTTTACAATTAAGTGGTCCTGACATATCGTATCTCTTctttggggtggggtggggaacaGCTGCTGTTGGTATATCtgattaaaaaagtcaaaagagaCAGTTAATGCATGATAAACGTTAAAGCCTTTCAGTTTCTGTAAACTGGTTTGGTTTTACTTTCACTACTAGAATAGTGCCGCCGTCTATCTATAATTTTCAGTCTTTCGTGACTTCAAAACTGACTTGCAAAAACTGTAGAGGTCAATAGCATAAAGGAGTATGAACTttacttcacacacacagacaaaaccatcaaggggttcggtgagtcggtctcatgggtgcggcggagcctccgccacgggtGTCaggacacacccgcaattcgtgatgacactaaagaagggttcgttgaatgtgcatatgaaacttgtgggttctgtacctcaaacaaggttaaaaCCACTGCTCTACATTTACGGGTGGATCGGCCGGGTAGAGGGGCCATGACTTGACACACGACTTGACCTTTGCTGCACAAGAAGGCTGGGCCGACCTTTGACGACCCTTCGTGGCCTCGCGGCGAGATGAAACTTCGGACCCACGTGCTTTCTACTCAGTCTGAAATTCTTTCATCGTGTAAGTGCTTTTGGCAAAAACAAGGTCCTCCACAATATCTTCATTTCTGGTGCACGGCAAATCGTCGTGgtcgaaggaaaaaaaaggtgcTTCGGCAGTTCGTATTGGCCAGCAATGTCGATCGCATTTAATTTTGGCTTCGTATGCGACACTGATTGTTGTGGGACAGACGAAGTTATTTTTTTGTCCACACAGTGTCGGGAAAGTAGAGTTCTATTTCTAATACTTCGGACAATGGCGTGGAGACTTCTTTGTTCACCACCTGAGCCACGGCCATTAAattgtgtaccacgtgatacgCATTGTGGCTGCTCTCTATACAAATTTCAACACATGGGCGGTAACTCTCGTATAAAGAAAATTCGGAGTTGTTGTTCTTAGTTTAAAACTAATTTCAAACTTGTAGAATCTAGAGTCATAGATTCATGGTGTGACTACACTTCTACGTCCACAAGTTCCACCTACACGGTATGCCTCATTCCTCTAATTCTGAGCACGGACatacatgatttatttattttactttcttttttctgttctgagAGGTTAAATGCCttgattttcagcagtttgtccAACCTGTTGAATCATTTATTCAAGATGGCCGCTCCTCGTTgtgcgacgtctgcagctctcaTTTCGAATTggcattttttacattttttcatcgTTTGGGTGATAGACTTTGTGTGTAGTGATGATGTTCTTACGCTCAGTCTTGCTAGGcatgtgttgtgttttttttttttcattttggatgGATGTGACCGTTATCACTAGCCGACAATATTAAGATGGCGGTCAGCCTATTTAGTGCTGGTCCCCGGCTTCATTACTCCCGCGAGCTCTTGCTTCGTCTTCTTTCATCTCCCTCTGTTATCCGGAGTTTTAGGGCGCTGCAAGTCGACATTACACGGCTCCCTCCACTTCGCAAATCTAAAAGGAGAGGACGCAGAGGCGGTGTGACGCGGAGACTCAAGCAGTTTCATCTGGACCAGTGaggcccaacctttttcggcctggggGCCATGTACATTTCCGAtacgcgtgtcacgggccgcttcaccgcaaaaataataataataaaaaaaaatggagcagataccatttttatt encodes the following:
- the LOC112554992 gene encoding uncharacterized protein LOC112554992, whose translation is MDIERMEKHRLEIEHICTYISTGKYWKGASEIDKKRIRCASKKHILENGVLFHVGADGRKTEVITSLEKVKEIVAYYHGSREAGVHSGINATVQKISNVYRWGSVDQDVRHYIKRCRVCQTQRSSMSLNPRDDEELPHKKSKLQPTEVSNTKKRSSSTVLSARSSSSSQSDVQPVKPKAGHRVPVTPSAQANVSLASTRFALARKKTGVGHKLPAWVFSGRLKDMKYKLSQQEARISNLQSQLESHNKRFAHLEQQKEQLSGDVAHRDKLSQVVDKENTERQRQRDIQEEMNTLRSKHQQEIKDLTFRKLYLERQHATLEEELKAARTEVSTLNSSVSHLTSSRASVDAELAATKLSLEQAFGKNQADKEVIQQLRLDLAGRDAIIDENNRKIREHETMRCKLYNTIQELKKLLGEPVRHSTKEEQMTIASPANHNHRRPTK